DNA sequence from the Candidatus Neomarinimicrobiota bacterium genome:
TTCCAGAATGTTAATCTGCCCCAGAATAAAGCTCAAATTTGAATAATCTGGATCTTTAATATCCTCCAGGAGGGACAAAGCATCTCTGAATTCACCTTTACGCTCAAAGTAATTGGCCAGACCTATCACAACTTCAAGATTATCAGGTTGTTTTTGGAGAAGGCGGTGGTAAAATTGCTCTACTTGCTCAAATTGACCCAGCTCAAAATACATTTTCTCAATCTCAGCAAATACTATAGTTCCGGCTGTGGAATCCAGCTCCACAAAATTTGTGAAAAAGTCGATAGCATGTTTAAAGTTACCCTCTTCCTGACGAATTTTTCCCAGCTGGTAGTAGGGAGCAGCACACTTACTGTTGAGCTTTATGGCTTGTTTTAGCAGGCTCACAGCTTCAGATTTCTTTCCAGCATTTTTCAACTGAAGCGCTTCTTCAGTTTTATAAATTGCCGGCAATAGGGGATCTGCCTTGCCACCTGCAGCATTCTCTTTTTGGAAGGCCTTGATGGCATCAGCCCACTTTCCTCGTTTAACTGCATAGCGATGTAAGGCCTGCAGAGCCCAAAGATCTTTCTTTTTAATTTTAAGAATGGCTTCAGCGTGCTGAACAGCCTGGGGATATTGCTTCAGGGCTTCAAAGTCTTTTGCCAGACGTTCGTGAGCCATGAGCAGAATGTCCTCATCAATGCCCTGTCGATTGAGAACATCTTCATGAACAGCGATAGCCTGCTCAGCCTTTCCAAGCTGTCTGTACAAGTCACCAACCTGGAGAAATGCCCCATGATTTGAAGTCTCATTCCGTGCAATTTCTCGTAATTGCTGAAGTGCCTCTTTCTTCTCTCCGGCAAGTATGTGGTTGAGTGCTTTAATCTCTGCTCCTCGAGCGCCAATTTTCTTGGGTTGGCTAAAAAAGAAGTATCTGACAAACAGCCCCACTATTGCCAAAAATAAAAGTATAACTAATAATGTGATAAGGTCCATGGTATGTTCCCGCCCCTATTGGTTATTGGGTTCTACATCCTCATCTTTTTCCAGAACAGCCTGACGACGTTTATCAACCTCACCCTGGAGTTTCTCACGTTCTCGGTCTATCAACTTTAGACCTTTTCGTAATTTGAGGTTCTGCCCAATGGTTATGGCGAACCCAAAAAGGATACCCAGTATCACAGATCCAAGAATAACAAAATATAGCGGTATGTTTGAATATACTGCCCCCATAAGTTTCAAATCCACTGGTGTGGCATTCTGTGTAAATACCCATACAACGGTTAGAAGTATGGCAACTGTGATAAAAACTTTAATTTCTTTCATCTACTCCCTCACTCTAAGATGCGACCAAACAGTGTGATCCCTTGCGCATCAATGATTTCAACCTTAACCAAATCACCTGGTTCTTCACCTGCTTTATCAAATATAACAATTTTATTGGACCGTGTTCTACCTTGATGCTGTTTTTCAGATTTTTTTGAATTCTTTTCTACAAGCACTTCGACCTGTTCGCCAATGTGCTCTTGATTTCTCAGAAGTGTGTGCTCACGCTGTAGGGCGATCATGCGTTGAAGCCTTTCCTGCTTGTCATTCTCAGGTACTGTGTCTTCAAACTCGGAGGCCTTTGTACCAGGTCTTGAAGAGTATTTAAAGGTAAAGGCTGTGTCGAATTTGACCTGTTTCATCACATCCAGGGTTTCAAGAAAATCAGATTCAGTTTCACCGGGAAAGCCAACAATCATATCCGTACTCAGGGCCAGACCCGGTATATTGTCTCTCATTTTTTGAGCAAGATCCAGAAAATGTTGCTTGGTGTAAGTCCGGTTCATACGCTCTAAAACCTCGTCGCTTCCAGCTTGCAATGGGAAATGAATATGATTACAGATCTTAGGATTAGAAGCATGTACCTCAATCAATTCATCGTCAAAGTCCTGTGGATGCGGTGAGGTATACCTTATCCGTTGAATGCCCTCAATAAGGGAGACTTCGTGGAGCAATTCATGGAACCGCCGTCCCTCATGATTAAATGAGTTTACATTTTGTCCCAACAAAGTTACTTCTTTAAAACCATCATCTCTGATCTGTTTAATTTCCTCAATAATACTTTCAATTGAGCGACTTCGCTCTCTACCACGAGTGAAAGGCACAATACAGAAAGTACAAAATTTATCACATCCCCGCATAATTGAGATCCAGGCATTGATACCCTCTCGTCTTGCAGGGAACAGATCATCATAGACCTCCATCCGGCTCAACTTGGTATCAACAATATTTTCTTTGGTATCAACTGGCAGTGAAATCATACCTGGAAGTTTGCGGTAGGAGTCCGGACCCAGAATAATGTCGACATATGGTTTGCTCTTGAGCAG
Encoded proteins:
- a CDS encoding LapA family protein, which codes for MKEIKVFITVAILLTVVWVFTQNATPVDLKLMGAVYSNIPLYFVILGSVILGILFGFAITIGQNLKLRKGLKLIDREREKLQGEVDKRRQAVLEKDEDVEPNNQ
- the miaB gene encoding tRNA (N6-isopentenyl adenosine(37)-C2)-methylthiotransferase MiaB, translating into MNEYDSELVAGLLEKDEYTRTEVADEATLILVNTCSVREHAEEKVHARLGNLKVFKDRNPDVKIGLLGCMAQNLKEDLLKSKPYVDIILGPDSYRKLPGMISLPVDTKENIVDTKLSRMEVYDDLFPARREGINAWISIMRGCDKFCTFCIVPFTRGRERSRSIESIIEEIKQIRDDGFKEVTLLGQNVNSFNHEGRRFHELLHEVSLIEGIQRIRYTSPHPQDFDDELIEVHASNPKICNHIHFPLQAGSDEVLERMNRTYTKQHFLDLAQKMRDNIPGLALSTDMIVGFPGETESDFLETLDVMKQVKFDTAFTFKYSSRPGTKASEFEDTVPENDKQERLQRMIALQREHTLLRNQEHIGEQVEVLVEKNSKKSEKQHQGRTRSNKIVIFDKAGEEPGDLVKVEIIDAQGITLFGRILE